The Anaerolineales bacterium genome has a window encoding:
- a CDS encoding EthD family reductase, with protein sequence MHKLVLLFSRPEDVVEFDRRWSEQFVTVVERMPGLRRVAVGRVTGVAAGEAAPHLVHEFYFDSAKALMEAMESPQGQAAGRALMALAPGQVTICFAEHHEMSLPA encoded by the coding sequence TTGCATAAGCTGGTGCTGTTGTTCAGTCGACCCGAGGATGTGGTCGAGTTTGACCGTCGCTGGAGCGAACAATTCGTCACTGTGGTTGAGCGGATGCCCGGCCTGCGCCGCGTGGCGGTGGGTCGGGTCACCGGCGTCGCCGCGGGCGAAGCCGCGCCTCACCTGGTGCACGAATTCTACTTCGACAGCGCCAAGGCCCTGATGGAGGCGATGGAATCTCCCCAGGGGCAGGCCGCCGGACGAGCCCTGATGGCCCTGGCACCCGGCCAGGTGACCATCTGTTTCGCCGAGCACCACGAGATGTCTCTGCCGGCGTGA
- a CDS encoding pilus assembly protein, translated as MQLVAPRGQGLVEYAMVILLVGIAVIITLSIFGTGVGNMFSQIVTGI; from the coding sequence ATGCAGTTGGTCGCCCCACGTGGCCAGGGCCTTGTCGAATACGCCATGGTCATCTTGCTTGTCGGCATTGCCGTCATTATCACCTTGTCCATCTTCGGCACCGGCGTGGGGAACATGTTCAGCCAGATCGTCACGGGGATTTAG
- a CDS encoding DUF951 domain-containing protein, whose translation MQDVVRLRKPHPCGSTEWVVVRLGADIGIKCLGCGRRVLLSRRELARRMKATVRSAGDAAAEDSSAPSAR comes from the coding sequence ATGCAAGACGTCGTGCGACTGCGCAAGCCGCACCCGTGTGGAAGCACGGAGTGGGTGGTTGTGCGCCTAGGCGCAGATATTGGCATCAAATGCCTGGGCTGCGGCCGCAGGGTGCTGCTCTCACGCCGCGAACTGGCGCGGCGAATGAAGGCGACCGTGCGGAGCGCCGGCGATGCGGCGGCTGAGGACAGCTCAGCCCCAAGCGCCAGGTAG
- a CDS encoding site-2 protease family protein — MLGLTVGALLSRVLILVVAFTVHEFAHAWSANELGDDTPRLNGRLTLNPLAHLDVVGSMLLLLTGFGWAKPVPINPYALQRRMRAGVMLVAGAGPFSNLILAILAAIALRLGISQPLVSQFLLQFIFINLVLLFFNMIPLFPLDGEKVLAYLLPPPGQDAMARIRPYGPMILMGMIVVGSLGAIDIIGALVTGPAMFMLSQLV; from the coding sequence ATGCTTGGACTGACCGTCGGCGCCCTGCTCTCACGCGTCTTGATCCTGGTCGTGGCCTTCACCGTCCATGAGTTCGCCCACGCCTGGTCGGCCAATGAACTCGGCGACGACACGCCGCGTTTGAACGGACGCCTGACGCTCAATCCGCTGGCGCATCTGGATGTGGTCGGCTCGATGCTGCTTCTACTGACCGGCTTCGGTTGGGCGAAGCCGGTGCCGATCAACCCGTACGCCCTGCAGCGCCGGATGCGGGCCGGCGTGATGCTGGTCGCTGGCGCTGGTCCATTCTCCAACCTGATCCTCGCCATCCTGGCCGCCATCGCGCTGCGCCTCGGGATCTCGCAGCCCCTCGTCAGCCAGTTTCTGCTGCAGTTCATCTTCATCAACCTGGTGCTGCTCTTCTTCAATATGATCCCTCTCTTCCCGCTGGATGGCGAGAAGGTTCTGGCCTACCTACTGCCCCCTCCGGGGCAGGATGCCATGGCCCGCATCCGTCCCTACGGCCCGATGATCCTGATGGGGATGATTGTGGTCGGTTCGCTGGGGGCGATCGACATCATCGGGGCGCTGGTGACCGGGCCGGCGATGTTCATGCTCTCGCAACTGGTTTGA
- a CDS encoding HD domain-containing protein: protein MDRASYRARQFLRAVMARPRPEDLASAGAILGPELYDLFLRLPPPDQAHALQVYRSLQRQGHRHPDVLAAGLLHDVGKSPLPLRHLDRVAVVLGQAFLPGRARAWQAGDPAGWRRGFVVACHHPEWGATMVAQAGGSERLVALVRNHQTGTGSDPSLAALQAADGDS from the coding sequence ATGGACAGGGCCTCCTACCGCGCCCGCCAATTCCTGCGCGCCGTGATGGCCCGCCCTCGGCCCGAAGACCTAGCAAGCGCCGGCGCCATCCTGGGCCCGGAGTTGTACGACCTCTTCCTCCGCCTGCCGCCCCCGGATCAAGCCCATGCCTTGCAGGTGTACCGCAGCTTGCAGCGACAGGGCCACCGCCATCCCGATGTGCTGGCGGCCGGCTTGCTGCACGATGTCGGCAAGAGTCCGCTGCCGCTCCGACATCTTGATCGGGTCGCCGTCGTTCTAGGTCAAGCCTTCCTCCCCGGGCGGGCGCGCGCCTGGCAAGCAGGCGATCCTGCCGGCTGGCGGCGCGGCTTCGTCGTGGCTTGCCACCATCCGGAGTGGGGCGCGACAATGGTGGCCCAGGCCGGCGGCTCCGAGCGGCTGGTGGCTTTGGTCCGGAACCACCAGACCGGAACCGGCAGCGATCCCTCTCTGGCTGCGCTGCAGGCCGCCGATGGAGACAGCTGA